The following proteins come from a genomic window of Polyangiaceae bacterium:
- a CDS encoding SUMF1/EgtB/PvdO family nonheme iron enzyme, with amino-acid sequence MKHRDTRDIALEALARGLLSAEEVWELAAKSAAAAGATPERVLSEVLSPEKAERLTQPLSSTRAETRPVFPDVSIRPASDEDDFSLPEDFVTPATMPGRERSVFGSDGPASRDIGALPGRLSGPRYALVEALGRGGMGKVVACRDREIGRTVALKTLQQGVGAEARVVRRFLQEARITAQLEHPSIVPVYDLGALPDGQPYYTMRVVKRQSLGDVLDRAELRKQWPLVRLLGAFVQLCRGLAYAHSRGVLHGDIKPDNILLGDFGEVYLADWGLARVDAESSVRETLGDSAPPPAFTSPSGGTPGYLAPEAAIGKWDIVDHRSDLFALGVILYEILTGRHPFGFAKDPAALVAAYEKEPVPPRRVAANCPLLLEDLCLALLAKDPADRPASADLVAELVEEYLEGARERERRRQEAQRLCREAEAPVRRYHELSAEQTRLAEEARRVVKDIPGWAAVDKKRVGWRLEDRAAEAERDSALALAQAIELFTKALGYDAECAEAHSGLADLYWTRAREAVEERHSATQIYYEALLLEHDDGHYAALIRADASLSLSSNPEGAQVFVQRYAEHDRVQALGAERYLGRTPFQSAPLEPGSYLVTLKAPGYGEARYPVLLGRGVHHEAKVNLYRPEEIGDGFIYVPGGAVALGGDREAYEPIALQEIEVPDFAIAEFPVTMRDYCAFLDELSPEEALRRSPHDMKGSEGAAVRQRNGHFEPMEQIIEGEARKLFPLEEGHLWRVPVCLVDWFDARAYCRWLGARRGARIRLPREVEWEKAARGADGRPYPWGDRFDPTFCLMRESRPFIQQPEPVGTFATDCSPYGVRDMAGGMREWVADVFGDKTWDQLDAEPEPAAGTERADSGWRMARSGSWITDRTWPRAASRGGLHAFTRGTGLTFRCVRELGRPPR; translated from the coding sequence ATGAAACACCGCGACACTCGGGACATCGCCTTGGAGGCGCTGGCGCGTGGGCTCCTGAGCGCGGAAGAGGTGTGGGAGCTCGCGGCGAAGAGTGCGGCAGCGGCGGGCGCCACCCCAGAGCGGGTGCTTTCGGAGGTGCTCTCGCCGGAGAAGGCGGAGCGGCTCACGCAGCCGCTTTCGTCGACGCGTGCGGAGACGCGACCGGTGTTTCCCGACGTGAGCATCCGCCCGGCGAGTGACGAAGACGACTTCTCCTTGCCCGAGGACTTCGTGACCCCAGCGACGATGCCCGGGCGCGAACGCTCCGTGTTCGGCAGCGACGGGCCTGCGAGTCGAGACATCGGGGCACTGCCGGGACGCCTTTCCGGGCCGCGCTATGCGCTGGTGGAGGCGCTCGGACGTGGCGGCATGGGCAAGGTCGTCGCCTGTCGGGACCGAGAGATTGGGCGCACTGTTGCGCTCAAGACCTTGCAGCAAGGCGTCGGCGCGGAAGCACGGGTGGTCCGACGCTTCCTGCAGGAAGCCCGCATCACGGCGCAGCTCGAGCACCCGAGCATCGTGCCCGTCTACGATCTGGGCGCGCTGCCCGACGGTCAGCCGTACTACACGATGCGCGTCGTGAAGCGGCAGTCCTTGGGGGACGTGCTGGACCGCGCGGAGCTGCGCAAGCAATGGCCGCTGGTGCGGCTGCTCGGCGCCTTCGTGCAGCTGTGCCGCGGCCTCGCCTACGCGCATTCCCGCGGCGTGCTGCACGGGGACATCAAGCCCGACAACATCCTGCTCGGCGACTTCGGCGAGGTGTACCTCGCCGACTGGGGCCTCGCGCGGGTGGACGCGGAAAGCAGCGTGCGCGAGACCTTGGGGGACTCGGCGCCACCTCCGGCGTTCACGTCGCCGAGCGGGGGCACGCCGGGCTATCTGGCGCCGGAAGCGGCCATCGGTAAATGGGACATCGTGGATCACCGCAGCGACTTGTTCGCCCTCGGCGTGATCCTCTACGAGATCCTCACGGGGCGACATCCCTTCGGCTTCGCGAAGGATCCGGCGGCGTTGGTCGCTGCCTACGAGAAAGAGCCCGTGCCGCCACGCCGGGTGGCCGCCAACTGCCCGCTGTTGCTCGAGGACCTGTGTCTCGCGCTGTTGGCGAAGGATCCCGCGGACCGACCCGCGTCGGCGGATCTGGTGGCGGAGCTGGTGGAGGAATACCTGGAGGGCGCGCGGGAGCGCGAGCGGCGGCGCCAAGAGGCGCAGCGCTTGTGTCGCGAAGCGGAAGCGCCCGTGCGGCGCTATCACGAGCTATCAGCGGAGCAGACCCGGCTCGCCGAGGAAGCTCGGCGCGTGGTGAAGGACATTCCGGGCTGGGCGGCGGTAGACAAGAAGCGCGTGGGCTGGCGGCTGGAAGATCGCGCAGCCGAGGCGGAACGGGACAGCGCGCTGGCCTTGGCCCAAGCCATCGAACTATTTACCAAGGCTCTCGGCTACGACGCGGAATGTGCCGAAGCGCACTCCGGACTCGCAGATTTGTACTGGACGCGCGCGCGGGAAGCGGTGGAGGAGCGGCACAGCGCGACGCAAATCTACTACGAGGCGTTGCTGCTCGAGCACGACGATGGCCACTACGCCGCGCTGATTCGAGCCGACGCCAGCCTGTCGCTATCCAGCAATCCGGAAGGCGCGCAGGTCTTCGTGCAGCGCTATGCCGAGCACGATCGAGTGCAAGCCTTGGGGGCGGAGCGCTACCTGGGGCGGACGCCGTTTCAGTCCGCGCCGCTGGAGCCCGGGAGCTACCTGGTGACGCTCAAGGCTCCGGGCTACGGCGAGGCGCGCTACCCGGTGTTGCTCGGCCGCGGCGTGCACCACGAAGCAAAGGTGAACCTGTACCGGCCAGAGGAGATCGGGGATGGGTTCATCTACGTGCCAGGAGGTGCAGTGGCTTTGGGAGGCGATCGAGAAGCCTACGAGCCCATCGCCCTGCAGGAGATCGAAGTCCCGGACTTCGCCATCGCGGAGTTTCCCGTCACGATGCGGGACTACTGTGCGTTTCTCGACGAGCTCTCCCCCGAGGAGGCGCTCCGGCGCTCACCCCACGACATGAAAGGCTCGGAGGGGGCAGCCGTCCGCCAACGGAACGGGCACTTCGAGCCCATGGAGCAGATCATCGAGGGGGAGGCGCGTAAGCTCTTCCCCCTCGAAGAAGGCCACCTGTGGCGCGTGCCCGTGTGCTTGGTCGATTGGTTCGACGCCCGTGCCTACTGCCGCTGGCTCGGGGCGCGCCGGGGAGCGCGCATTCGCTTGCCGCGGGAGGTCGAGTGGGAGAAGGCCGCGCGGGGCGCCGACGGACGGCCCTACCCTTGGGGGGATCGTTTCGATCCGACGTTCTGTCTGATGCGCGAGTCGCGTCCGTTCATCCAACAGCCCGAGCCCGTGGGGACCTTCGCCACGGACTGCTCACCCTACGGTGTGCGGGACATGGCGGGCGGCATGCGCGAGTGGGTGGCGGACGTGTTCGGAGACAAGACTTGGGACCAGCTCGACGCCGAGCCGGAGCCTGCAGCGGGGACGGAGCGGGCGGACTCGGGCTGGCGCATGGCCCGCTCCGGCTCGTGGATCACGGACCGAACCTGGCCGCGCGCGGCGTCCCGAGGAGGACTCCATGCCTTCACCCGCGGAACGGGGCTGACGTTCCGTTGCGTCCGTGAGCTCGGGCGCCCGCCTCGATGA